A part of Geotrypetes seraphini chromosome 9, aGeoSer1.1, whole genome shotgun sequence genomic DNA contains:
- the PAQR9 gene encoding membrane progestin receptor epsilon, with the protein MPPPAYGRAKGSAPLLRWDQVPDDFVECFILSGYRKLHCTAQECLASIFQPTNETLNFWTHFIPLVMCLSKFGRLFFLATDLPFHHPSLLPLWCYASGVVLTFAMSCTAHVFSCHSLRLRTAFFYLDYASISYYGFGSTVAYYYYLLPQLTLLDSNAMTPYLRGAGWHVDYAQLLRLYSSFVLPVAFVLAVTCTFACCQSRAGDCAYPFAVRTFVFVMPLSMACPVMIESLLFDLQRKNPTLFLYFYRRYFWLLVAAFFNVSKIPERIQPGLFDIVGHSHQLFHIFTFLSIHDQMFYVEDGLGQFLKSPPAAPTFSGTLGFMLLLIVCLGMVVRQFLGRPNLCKEE; encoded by the coding sequence CCCCGACGATTTCGTCGAGTGCTTCATCCTCTCGGGCTACAGGAAGCTGCACTGCACCGCACAGGAGTGCCTGGCTTCCATCTTCCAGCCCACCAACGAGACCCTCAACTTCTGGACGCACTTCATCCCCCTGGTGATGTGCCTGAGCAAGTTCGGCCGCCTCTTCTTCCTGGCCACCGACCTGCCCTTCCACCACCCGTCCTTGCTCCCGCTCTGGTGCTACGCCTCAGGGGTCGTGCTGACATTTGCCATGAGCTGCACGGCCCATGTGTTCAGCTGCCACTCTCTGCGCCTGCGCACCGCCTTCTTCTATCTGGACTATGCCTCCATCAGCTACTACGGCTTCGGCAGCACGGTGGCCTATTATTACTACCTGCTGCCGCAGTTGACTCTGCTGGATTCGAACGCGATGACCCCCTACCTGCGCGGCGCGGGCTGGCACGTGGACTACGCGCAGCTGCTGCGTCTCTACAGCTCCTTCGTGCTGCCCGTGGCCTTTGTCCTCGCCGTGACCTGCACCTTCGCGTGCTGCCAGAGCCGCGCCGGGGACTGCGCGTACCCGTTCGCCGTGCGCACCTTCGTCTTCGTCATGCCCCTGAGCATGGCCTGCCCGGTCATGATCGAGAGCCTGCTCTTCGACCTGCAGCGGAAAAACCCCACTCTCTTCCTGTACTTCTACCGGCGCTATTTTTGGCTCCTGGTCGCCGCTTTTTTCAACGTCAGCAAAATCCCCGAGAGGATCCAGCCCGGGCTCTTTGACATCGTAGGGCACAGCCACCAGTTGTTCCACATCTTCACCTTTCTCAGCATCCACGACCAGATGTTTTACGTGGAAGACGGGCTCGGCCAGTTTTTAAAATCGCCGCCCGCGGCGCCCACCTTTTCGGGGACCCTGGGGTTCATGCTGCTTTTAATCGTTTGTCTGGGGATGGTGGTGAGACAGTTTTTGGGCCGACCGAATCTCTGCAAAGAAGAATAA